In Burkholderia sp. GAS332, one DNA window encodes the following:
- a CDS encoding cytochrome c peroxidase, which translates to MLFSATRFTVSTATRLAALAALASAVWLPFPVGAAAAPADAKPVYSDAAALGKLMFFDASLSASGKMSCASCHSPSHAYGPPNGLAAQLGGPDMRSQGTRAVPSLRYVLNRTPVWTHAQAASLSERIEDSDNAPVGGFGWDGRFNRLHDQASFPLFNPDEMANKDPATVLAKLQQAPYAARFKEVFGQNIFADPTKAFAQAMYAIERFELEDPSFHPYTSKFDYYLDGKLQLTAQELRGKKLFDDPAGGNCASCHIDQSGVDGSHPLFTDFNFQALGVPRNPELRANADPKYFDMGLCGPLRTDQSSDKSNCGLFKSVSLRNTATRQVFFHNGRFHTLKDALRFYVQRDTNPGKWYPKDAHGKVDKFNDLPVALRVNVDTTDEPLTRKAGERPVWSERDIDDVAAFLATLNDDYVLKPKQSK; encoded by the coding sequence ATGCTGTTTTCTGCAACCCGATTCACCGTGAGCACCGCCACCCGATTGGCGGCGCTCGCCGCGCTGGCCAGCGCCGTATGGCTGCCATTCCCGGTAGGTGCAGCGGCGGCGCCGGCCGACGCGAAACCCGTCTACAGCGATGCCGCAGCACTCGGCAAACTGATGTTCTTCGATGCGTCGTTGTCGGCCTCAGGCAAGATGTCGTGCGCGAGCTGTCATAGCCCGTCGCACGCGTACGGGCCGCCCAATGGTCTGGCTGCGCAGTTGGGTGGTCCGGACATGCGCTCGCAAGGCACGCGCGCCGTGCCAAGCCTGCGCTACGTGTTGAACCGCACGCCGGTCTGGACTCACGCTCAGGCTGCGAGTCTCTCGGAACGAATCGAGGATAGCGACAACGCGCCGGTCGGCGGCTTCGGCTGGGACGGGCGCTTCAACCGTCTGCACGATCAGGCGAGTTTCCCGCTGTTCAATCCGGACGAGATGGCCAACAAGGACCCGGCGACCGTGCTCGCGAAACTGCAGCAGGCACCGTATGCCGCGCGCTTCAAGGAAGTGTTCGGTCAAAACATCTTCGCCGACCCCACCAAGGCGTTCGCGCAGGCGATGTACGCCATCGAGCGCTTCGAACTCGAAGACCCGAGCTTTCATCCGTACACCAGCAAGTTCGATTACTACCTCGATGGAAAATTGCAACTAACGGCACAGGAGTTGAGAGGCAAAAAGCTGTTCGACGATCCGGCGGGCGGCAATTGCGCCTCCTGCCACATCGATCAATCGGGTGTCGACGGCTCTCATCCGCTTTTCACCGACTTCAACTTCCAGGCACTCGGTGTGCCGCGCAATCCTGAGCTGCGTGCGAACGCGGACCCGAAGTACTTCGATATGGGCTTGTGCGGTCCGCTGCGCACCGATCAGTCAAGCGACAAAAGCAACTGCGGACTCTTCAAGTCGGTGTCGCTGCGTAACACGGCAACGCGGCAGGTGTTTTTCCACAATGGCCGCTTCCATACGCTGAAGGACGCGCTGCGCTTCTACGTCCAACGCGATACGAATCCGGGCAAGTGGTATCCGAAAGACGCCCACGGCAAGGTCGACAAGTTCAACGACTTGCCGGTCGCGCTGCGCGTGAACGTCGATACCACCGACGAGCCGCTCACGCGCAAAGCCGGCGAGCGCCCCGTGTGGTCAGAGCGGGATATCGACGACGTCGCCGCTTTCCTCGCCACGCTGAACGACGATTACGTGCTGAAGCCGAAGCAGTCGAAGTAG
- a CDS encoding Predicted DNA-binding transcriptional regulator YafY, contains an HTH and WYL domains has product MTTLIRMRASRLLSILMTLQARGRVTAQSLADECAVSLRTIYRDVDALCAAGVPVHSERGSEGGYRLLDGYRTRLNGLSSQEAEALFLAGLPGPVQALGLGAVMAGAQTKLLAALPAELRSTAERMRSRFHLDAPAWFSDADQPANLPLIASAVWEQHPLQIRYQSWKAEKFRRIEPLGIVLKSGAWYVIGRVGTDIRIYRISRILELSLLDETFERPLAFDLAAYWQDSTQRLSEEMHANEATLRLSPWGMQMLEVFTSPFARSAAKIGEPDPVDGWRTVTLPVGSMRQACAELLRFGTEAEVLAPPELRACMAEVAVALHRRYTQ; this is encoded by the coding sequence ATGACTACACTTATCCGGATGAGAGCCAGCCGCCTCCTTTCCATCCTGATGACCTTGCAGGCGCGTGGACGCGTGACCGCGCAGTCGCTCGCCGATGAATGCGCGGTCTCGCTACGCACCATCTATCGCGACGTCGACGCCTTGTGCGCCGCAGGGGTCCCGGTGCACAGCGAGCGTGGCTCGGAAGGCGGCTATCGCCTGCTCGACGGATACCGTACGCGTCTGAACGGCCTCTCGTCGCAGGAAGCGGAGGCGTTGTTCCTCGCCGGTTTGCCGGGACCGGTGCAGGCACTCGGTCTCGGCGCCGTGATGGCCGGCGCGCAAACCAAGTTGCTCGCCGCGTTGCCGGCCGAATTGCGCTCGACCGCGGAGCGCATGCGCTCGCGTTTTCACCTCGACGCCCCGGCCTGGTTTTCCGACGCGGATCAGCCCGCGAATCTGCCGTTGATCGCCAGCGCGGTGTGGGAACAGCATCCGCTGCAGATTCGCTATCAGAGTTGGAAAGCCGAAAAGTTTCGCCGCATCGAACCACTCGGCATCGTGCTGAAAAGCGGGGCCTGGTATGTGATCGGGCGGGTCGGCACGGACATTCGCATCTATCGCATTTCGCGCATTCTTGAGTTGAGCCTGCTGGATGAGACGTTCGAGCGGCCACTCGCCTTCGATCTGGCGGCTTACTGGCAAGACAGCACGCAACGTCTGTCCGAAGAGATGCATGCGAACGAAGCGACCCTGCGGCTGTCGCCGTGGGGCATGCAGATGCTCGAAGTCTTTACCTCACCGTTCGCACGCTCAGCCGCGAAAATCGGTGAGCCGGATCCGGTCGACGGCTGGCGCACGGTCACCCTGCCGGTCGGCTCGATGAGGCAGGCGTGCGCGGAGCTGCTGCGCTTTGGCACCGAGGCCGAGGTGCTGGCGCCGCCCGAATTGCGTGCGTGCATGGCGGAGGTTGCGGTGGCGCTGCATCGACGGTACACGCAATGA
- a CDS encoding Phosphoesterase family protein — MSQRSGLRAFFMVVCAALVGLIVAACGSSSSSSLTQTGQQQIKHVFVITLENENYATTFGANSKAPYLSQTLASQGAMVQQYYGTGHVSLDNYISMLSGQAPTPETDNDCITYQDYNLTGTTPDGQAIGSGCVYPASIKTLPDQLTAAGLTWKGYEGDMGNDPTREAATCGHPTLNTTDLTQSAEAPSAAVPLGDQYATRHNPFMYFHSIIDSPNCGQNVVNLNKLTTDLQSISTTANFNLITPNLCDDGHDSPCVNGQPGGLVSANTFLQKWVPIITASPAFQQDGLLIINFDESSYATVTQSASGENLIFAGATCCSQQPGPNLAAFPQTSSLAYKGLTINLTKQSFGGDQTGAVMISKFIKPGTVSTVQYNHYSMLKSIEDIFQLGHLGYAGQAGLVGFGNDIFTNL; from the coding sequence ATGTCACAGCGCAGCGGGTTGCGTGCTTTCTTCATGGTCGTTTGCGCGGCCTTAGTTGGTCTTATCGTCGCCGCGTGCGGCTCATCGTCGTCCTCGTCGCTCACTCAGACCGGGCAGCAGCAGATCAAGCACGTCTTCGTCATCACGCTCGAAAACGAAAACTACGCGACCACTTTCGGCGCGAACAGCAAGGCGCCGTACCTGTCGCAGACGCTGGCTTCACAAGGCGCGATGGTGCAGCAGTACTACGGCACGGGGCACGTGAGCCTCGACAACTACATCTCGATGCTCAGCGGTCAGGCGCCGACGCCGGAAACGGACAACGACTGCATTACCTATCAGGACTACAACCTCACGGGCACGACGCCGGACGGTCAGGCGATCGGCTCGGGTTGCGTGTATCCCGCCAGCATCAAGACGCTACCGGACCAGCTGACGGCGGCGGGCTTGACATGGAAGGGCTATGAAGGCGACATGGGCAACGACCCGACGCGCGAAGCCGCCACGTGCGGCCACCCGACGCTCAACACGACCGATCTGACCCAATCGGCCGAAGCGCCGAGCGCAGCGGTACCGCTGGGCGATCAGTACGCGACGCGTCACAACCCGTTCATGTACTTTCACTCGATCATCGATTCGCCGAACTGTGGCCAGAACGTCGTGAACCTGAACAAACTCACGACCGATCTGCAGTCGATCTCAACCACCGCCAACTTCAACCTCATTACGCCGAACCTGTGCGACGACGGTCACGATTCGCCGTGTGTGAATGGCCAACCGGGCGGACTGGTCAGCGCGAATACGTTCCTGCAGAAGTGGGTGCCGATTATCACCGCCTCGCCGGCGTTCCAGCAGGACGGTCTGTTGATCATCAACTTCGACGAAAGCAGTTACGCCACCGTGACGCAGTCCGCGTCAGGCGAGAATCTGATATTCGCCGGCGCGACCTGCTGCAGCCAGCAGCCGGGTCCGAATCTGGCGGCGTTCCCGCAGACTTCTTCGCTGGCGTACAAGGGTTTGACGATCAACCTGACCAAGCAGAGCTTCGGTGGCGACCAGACGGGTGCCGTCATGATCTCGAAGTTCATCAAGCCGGGCACGGTGTCGACGGTGCAGTACAACCACTACTCGATGCTCAAGAGCATTGAAGACATCTTCCAGCTGGGTCATCTGGGCTATGCAGGGCAGGCCGGTCTGGTCGGGTTCGGCAACGACATTTTCACGAACCTGTAA
- a CDS encoding glutathione S-transferase — protein sequence MTTDRTITLFHSPQCRSVSAVTLLEELGVPYQLKVLNMKAGEQRKAPYLAINPLGKVPAILHGDALITEQVAIVIYLADLFPEAGLAPALDDPTRGPYLRWLAYYAACYEPALVDKAMKREPAPPSTSPYGDFDSMLGTVTSQLQASPYLLGDKMSAADILWGIALHWGMMFKLVPETPVVLEYAQRICSRPSFVKVTERDVTLAAEHAAAVNGA from the coding sequence ATGACTACCGACCGCACGATCACGCTGTTCCACTCGCCGCAATGCCGCTCTGTCAGCGCAGTCACGCTGCTCGAGGAACTCGGCGTCCCGTATCAGCTGAAGGTGTTGAACATGAAGGCCGGCGAGCAGCGCAAGGCGCCGTACCTCGCGATCAATCCGCTCGGCAAGGTGCCGGCGATTCTTCACGGCGATGCGCTGATCACCGAACAGGTCGCCATCGTTATCTATCTAGCCGACCTGTTTCCTGAAGCGGGCCTCGCGCCGGCGCTCGACGATCCGACGCGCGGGCCGTATCTGCGATGGCTGGCGTACTACGCGGCCTGTTACGAACCGGCACTGGTCGACAAGGCGATGAAGCGCGAACCGGCGCCGCCCTCTACCTCGCCGTACGGCGATTTCGATTCGATGCTGGGAACAGTGACGAGCCAGCTACAGGCGTCGCCCTATTTGCTTGGAGACAAGATGTCGGCTGCGGATATCTTGTGGGGCATCGCGTTGCATTGGGGAATGATGTTCAAGCTGGTCCCTGAGACGCCGGTCGTGCTCGAGTACGCCCAGCGCATCTGCTCGCGGCCGAGCTTCGTGAAGGTGACCGAGCGGGATGTCACGCTAGCGGCCGAGCATGCGGCGGCGGTCAACGGCGCCTGA